GCGACGGTTGAACCGCGTGCGCTCACCGCGAATGTAGGTCTCTCTATCGTTCCTGTCTTTCAAATCCGCCCCGACGAATACTATATTCGTGATCAAGGAGATATCCGGCGCGAATCCCCTCAGACACGGGTATGATAATCATGATGACGCGCATGGCTGGCAAGCAGACAATCAGCGCGAACAGCGTTTGCCCAAGGCCATATATCCGGAATTCGACTTGAACATGGTATGAACGAGGAGTGTTTGGAGATGAGCGACGTGAAAGAGGGCGAAAAGGCCCCTGATTTTACCCTGCCGGTTGCCGAAGGGCAGGTTTTCTCAGCTGCCGATGCGAAGGGCAAGTGGCTTGTGCTTTATTTCTATCCGAAGGATGACACCAAGGGCTGCACGGTCGAGGCCGTCGCCTTCACCGCCCTCGCCGACGAATTCGAGAAGGCGGGCGCGGTCGTTATCGGCGTTTCGCCCGATACGCTTCAAAGCCACGCCCGCTTCGCGAAGAAGCATGACCTTGCCGTGCTGCTCGGCTCCGACGAGGACCACAGCGTCGCCAAGGCCTATGGCGTGTGGAAGGAAAAGAGCATGTATGGCCGCAAATTCATGGGCATCGAACGCTCCACCTTCCTGATCGGGCCGGACGGCGTTCTCAAAAAGATATGGCGCAAGGTCAAGGTCGACGGCCATGCCGAGGCCGTACTTGCCGAAGTCGGGGGAGAAGGCTGAGGCCAGCCCCGGACACTGCCCGAAAAGCGACGCGAAAAGAGCCCGCGAGCCCCCATGCTTCCGGGCTTTTCTTGACTCTCGCGCGGTTTGGTACTATCCCGCCCTCGTAAACGCGAAGGCGGCCAAGGATCCGTCTATTTGTCAACGACAACACGGAACACGTTTCCCTTTGACCTCATTTTCAGATCTTGGGCTCAGCCCCAAAGTACTTTCCGCCGTAACCGAGGCCGGTTACAGCGAACCGACGCCCATCCAGGCGGGCGCGATACCGCACGCACTGACCCGCCGCGACGTTTGCGGCATCGCCCAGACCGGCACCGGCAAGACCGCCTCTTTCGTGCTGCCCATGCTGACGCTTCTGGAGCGCGGCCGCGCCCGCGCCCGCATGCCGCGCACGCTGATCCTCGAGCCGACGCGCGAACTCGCGGCGCAGGTTGCGGAAAATTTCGAGAAATACGGCAAGAAACACAAGCTCAACGTCGCGCTCCTGATCGGCGGCGTCTCCTTTGACGAACAGGACCGCAAGATCGAACGCGGCGCCGATGTGCTGATCGCCACGCCCGGACGCCTGCTCGACCATACCGAGCGCGGCAAGCTTTTGATGACCGGCGTCGAGATTTTCGTCATCGACGAGGCCGACCGCATGCTCGACATGGGCTTCATTCCCGATATCGAGCGGATCGCCAAGCTCATTCCGTTCACGCGCCAGACCCTGTTCTTCTCGGCCACAATGCCGGCCGAGATCCAGAAGCTTGCCGACCGGTTCCTGCAGAACCCGGCCCGCATCGAAGTCGCGCCGCCCTCCTCCACGGCCGCGACGGTGGAGCAGAAGCTCGTCGCCTCGAAGGCGAAGGACTACGAGAAGCGCGAGACTCTGCGCGCGATCATCGACCAGCAGGACGACCTGAAGAACGCGATCATCTTCTGCAACCGCAAGAAATCGGTCGCCGACCTGCTGCGTTCGCTGCAGCGCCACGAATATGCCTGCGGCGCGCTGCACGGCGACATGGACCAGCATTCGCGCACCACGATCCTGCAGAATTTCCGAGACGGGAAGCTGCCGCTGCTGGTGGCCTCGGACGTCGCGGCCCGCGGGCTCGACATTCCCGATGTCAGCCACGTGTTCAACTATGACGTTCCGATCCATGCGGAAGACTATGTGCATCGCATCGGCCGCACCGGACGCGCCGGCCGCAAGGGCAAGGCCTTTACCATCGCCACGGCGAAGGATGCCAAGTTCGTCGACGCGATCGAGAAACTGATCGACCGGAAGATCGACTGGGTGGACGGCCCGCCCTCTTCTCACGCCGATGCGGAAACCGACGAAAAGCCGGCGCCGCGCGCGCGCCGCGGAGCCAGGAAGCAGACGTCCGCCGCCGACGGCAAAAGCGAGGCCAAGGCGCTGCCCAGGTCCGAGCCGAAGGCTGCGCCGCAGCAGGACAACCACGCCGCAAGGCCGGCCAATGCGGCGAATGCCAAACCCGCCGGCGGCAGGCCCGCCAATGACGACCGGAAGCGCTCGCGCCGCCGCGACCGGGACGACGAGCCGACGCCCGTCGGCTTCGGCGACGATATTCCCGCATTCA
This window of the Martelella lutilitoris genome carries:
- a CDS encoding peroxiredoxin, which produces MSDVKEGEKAPDFTLPVAEGQVFSAADAKGKWLVLYFYPKDDTKGCTVEAVAFTALADEFEKAGAVVIGVSPDTLQSHARFAKKHDLAVLLGSDEDHSVAKAYGVWKEKSMYGRKFMGIERSTFLIGPDGVLKKIWRKVKVDGHAEAVLAEVGGEG
- a CDS encoding DEAD/DEAH box helicase, producing MTSFSDLGLSPKVLSAVTEAGYSEPTPIQAGAIPHALTRRDVCGIAQTGTGKTASFVLPMLTLLERGRARARMPRTLILEPTRELAAQVAENFEKYGKKHKLNVALLIGGVSFDEQDRKIERGADVLIATPGRLLDHTERGKLLMTGVEIFVIDEADRMLDMGFIPDIERIAKLIPFTRQTLFFSATMPAEIQKLADRFLQNPARIEVAPPSSTAATVEQKLVASKAKDYEKRETLRAIIDQQDDLKNAIIFCNRKKSVADLLRSLQRHEYACGALHGDMDQHSRTTILQNFRDGKLPLLVASDVAARGLDIPDVSHVFNYDVPIHAEDYVHRIGRTGRAGRKGKAFTIATAKDAKFVDAIEKLIDRKIDWVDGPPSSHADAETDEKPAPRARRGARKQTSAADGKSEAKALPRSEPKAAPQQDNHAARPANAANAKPAGGRPANDDRKRSRRRDRDDEPTPVGFGDDIPAFMLIGAKN